The proteins below are encoded in one region of Halocatena salina:
- a CDS encoding S8 family serine peptidase, with product MSQREMAVVGVIVLLLWTSFVFPLSYSSLAVDRTTESSTDVIDNLKHQINRQSYQPPPTVDEEVEVAIPIDTGATPNVHSENYSGSFVVDRRSTKNGQQYVHGSMAMSDVRPFLNATRANRIRITNTNTSGDGRIASGVSEISADRLHERGLTGENVTVGIIDSDFRPSHPAIASQVGGYATIDPDGDGKHGTAVASVVVDTAPNATLQLAAVGTTTTSEEYADAVEWLQRSGADIIIDAGSYYAHPENETSELTRIAEGAASDTVFVTSVGNHAGRYWSGNRSSDTWVSFQGDSQMNPLNDGKPLSGTVQLTLRWDGWPRTTEDYDLYLFRAQPGTDAVVAQATGHDGRPFEHLETTVPEGRYYVSIRSKSDTVTTNQLELFANHELRYRSHGGQAAPATASGVIAVGAIDDESVKSFSARGANVVAPDLVAIDGITVEDGTSFSTPYVAGASALVLASNPGATPTDVRTALFLTAEDVEANGIDDQSGYGMINATRAVDYRNSDSRSQRTDPPNSTR from the coding sequence ATGAGTCAGCGCGAGATGGCCGTCGTCGGCGTAATCGTCCTGCTTCTCTGGACGTCGTTCGTGTTTCCGCTCTCCTATTCCTCGCTCGCAGTCGATAGAACGACGGAGTCGTCGACCGACGTGATCGATAATTTAAAGCATCAGATCAACCGTCAATCCTATCAGCCACCGCCGACAGTCGACGAGGAGGTCGAGGTCGCGATACCGATCGACACCGGAGCCACGCCGAACGTGCACAGCGAGAACTACTCCGGGTCGTTCGTGGTCGACCGCCGGTCCACCAAAAACGGGCAGCAGTACGTTCACGGATCGATGGCGATGTCTGACGTACGGCCGTTTCTGAACGCCACTCGCGCAAACCGAATCCGGATCACAAACACGAACACGTCCGGAGACGGGCGTATCGCATCAGGTGTCAGTGAGATTTCCGCAGATCGCCTCCACGAGCGTGGACTCACTGGGGAGAACGTTACAGTCGGTATCATCGACAGTGATTTCCGTCCTAGTCATCCAGCCATCGCGTCGCAGGTCGGTGGCTACGCCACGATCGATCCTGACGGGGACGGAAAACACGGGACTGCGGTGGCAAGCGTCGTCGTTGACACCGCGCCAAACGCGACGCTGCAACTCGCCGCAGTCGGCACGACGACGACGTCCGAAGAGTACGCCGACGCTGTGGAGTGGCTCCAACGCTCGGGAGCCGACATCATCATCGATGCGGGCAGTTACTACGCCCACCCTGAAAACGAAACCAGCGAACTCACCCGAATCGCTGAGGGGGCTGCCTCTGACACGGTGTTCGTTACCTCTGTCGGGAATCACGCGGGACGGTACTGGTCAGGCAACCGATCCTCGGACACGTGGGTGTCGTTCCAAGGAGACTCACAGATGAATCCGTTGAACGATGGTAAACCGCTCAGTGGAACGGTACAGCTCACCCTCCGGTGGGACGGTTGGCCAAGGACCACGGAGGATTACGATCTGTATCTCTTCCGGGCACAGCCCGGTACGGATGCAGTCGTCGCACAGGCCACCGGTCACGACGGACGGCCGTTCGAACACCTCGAAACGACCGTTCCCGAGGGGCGGTACTACGTTTCGATCCGGTCGAAGTCCGACACCGTCACGACCAATCAGCTCGAACTGTTCGCCAACCACGAGTTACGGTACCGATCGCACGGCGGCCAGGCTGCACCGGCTACCGCGAGTGGAGTGATCGCCGTCGGAGCGATCGATGATGAATCCGTGAAATCATTTAGCGCGCGAGGGGCTAACGTGGTTGCACCCGACTTAGTGGCAATCGACGGCATCACCGTCGAAGACGGAACCTCCTTTTCGACGCCGTACGTGGCTGGAGCTTCCGCACTCGTTCTCGCATCGAACCCCGGAGCAACTCCCACGGACGTACGAACGGCACTGTTTCTCACTGCTGAAGACGTAGAGGCGAACGGAATCGACGACCAGTCCGGCTATGGGATGATAAACGCTACCCGGGCCGTCGACTATCGGAACAGTGATAGCCGATCTCAACGGACCGATCCACCGAACTCGACGCGGTGA
- a CDS encoding CDP-alcohol phosphatidyltransferase family protein, with protein sequence MVRMTDKSVVARTVRSIERIGLQRPSPSSRQHILLRLSLADCCSLIGLLFAWAATVLLLSGEPNWAIIVLTGGFAFDKFDGYVARRYECQSDVGPEIDAFLDVFVYLVTGAVLFQTVISPHPVVSVVVGFLIIAVGGLRLLRFTDEGFVVEDGTSYYRGLTVVHTSVLVVGNYFLVAFVDSWNGWLAAGSIVVICPFMLSNYHSKKTVKSQSIVAALGLVAVCLCVAIESGVLSA encoded by the coding sequence ATGGTTAGAATGACGGATAAAAGCGTGGTGGCTCGAACCGTGCGATCGATCGAGCGGATCGGACTTCAGCGACCGTCTCCGTCCTCTCGACAGCATATTCTGTTGCGGCTGAGTCTTGCGGACTGCTGTAGTTTGATCGGGCTGTTGTTCGCGTGGGCCGCGACGGTGCTGTTACTTTCCGGTGAACCAAACTGGGCGATCATCGTCTTGACCGGTGGATTCGCGTTCGACAAGTTCGATGGCTACGTTGCTCGGCGCTATGAGTGTCAGTCCGACGTCGGCCCGGAGATTGACGCGTTCCTCGACGTGTTCGTGTATTTGGTGACTGGAGCTGTGCTCTTTCAGACCGTCATCTCGCCCCATCCAGTGGTGAGCGTGGTCGTCGGATTCCTCATCATCGCCGTCGGTGGGCTTCGACTCCTCCGATTCACGGACGAGGGATTCGTGGTCGAGGATGGAACAAGCTACTATCGTGGGCTGACAGTGGTGCACACCAGTGTTCTCGTGGTAGGCAACTACTTCCTCGTGGCGTTCGTCGATTCATGGAACGGCTGGCTCGCTGCTGGGAGTATCGTCGTTATCTGTCCGTTCATGTTATCGAATTATCACAGCAAAAAGACCGTGAAAAGCCAGTCGATCGTTGCGGCGCTCGGACTCGTGGCGGTCTGTCTCTGCGTAGCGATCGAGAGCGGTGTTCTGTCGGCGTGA
- the hisA gene encoding 1-(5-phosphoribosyl)-5-[(5-phosphoribosylamino)methylideneamino]imidazole-4-carboxamide isomerase: MFPEFEVIPAVDVQDGQAVQLVGGERGTGRTYGDPSDAATRWLDAGASTLHLVDLDGAFEGTRRNASAIAELAANPVAVQVGGGIRTASDAIGLLEQGIDRVILGTAAVETPEIVATISEEHPGSVMVSLDAKDGEVVVSGWTEGTGLDPATAAQRYEELGAGAILFTDVDVEGQLEGVRTDRVERVVDRVDVPVIASGGVGSIADIRALERAGAAAVVVGTALYEGRFTLEAAMDAVGE; this comes from the coding sequence ATGTTTCCGGAGTTCGAAGTCATCCCCGCGGTCGACGTGCAGGATGGACAGGCCGTACAGCTCGTCGGCGGTGAACGCGGGACAGGGCGCACCTACGGCGATCCGTCCGACGCCGCAACGCGGTGGCTCGATGCTGGTGCGTCTACGTTGCATCTGGTCGATCTCGATGGGGCGTTCGAGGGGACCAGACGCAACGCCTCGGCGATCGCGGAACTCGCTGCCAACCCCGTCGCCGTTCAAGTCGGTGGCGGAATCCGTACGGCGTCGGACGCGATCGGTCTCCTTGAGCAGGGGATCGACCGCGTGATTCTCGGGACGGCAGCGGTCGAAACGCCCGAGATCGTGGCGACGATCAGCGAGGAGCATCCCGGTTCGGTGATGGTGAGTCTCGACGCGAAAGACGGTGAGGTCGTCGTCTCGGGTTGGACTGAGGGCACCGGACTCGATCCCGCGACGGCGGCCCAACGCTACGAGGAACTGGGCGCAGGTGCCATCCTGTTCACCGATGTGGACGTGGAGGGACAACTCGAGGGGGTACGGACTGATCGGGTCGAGCGCGTCGTCGATCGGGTCGACGTTCCCGTCATCGCAAGCGGCGGCGTCGGTTCGATCGCGGACATCCGTGCGCTCGAACGCGCCGGTGCGGCGGCCGTCGTCGTCGGTACGGCGCTGTACGAAGGCCGATTCACGCTGGAAGCCGCGATGGACGCCGTGGGCGAGTGA
- a CDS encoding ribonucleoside-diphosphate reductase, with the protein MTQIRDADRTHRLDPSSFAGGYFRNAVYRHWDPYEDISDELLEQDRHRLVAHELTEPAFDGLRRTLALFGAGEESVTEDLTPLLLVTEDVNKQMFLTSQLYEEAKHTQFFDRYWRDVIDPVAKERGFEVTAPTDQRYFNDDYVALFEKTEQAMDRLLTEDSPTNRARAYCHYHLIIESVLAQTGYYGIQSSYSPTGADLQDGDPVHLEGLIEGITRIRSDEGRHVGFGMHEVQRLIADSGVDPEIVRSTLQELLGHVAGALDYTDSAGERPVDATPLIEYATEKTTRRIEIITDTDADLPPVEELVHIEGGRELSTGD; encoded by the coding sequence ATGACACAGATCCGAGACGCAGATCGTACCCATCGGCTCGACCCATCGTCGTTTGCGGGTGGATACTTCCGGAACGCGGTGTATCGCCACTGGGACCCCTACGAAGATATCTCCGACGAACTCCTCGAGCAGGACCGCCATCGTTTGGTCGCCCACGAGCTGACAGAACCGGCGTTCGACGGTCTCCGCCGGACTCTCGCGCTGTTCGGTGCAGGCGAAGAGTCCGTAACGGAAGATCTCACGCCTCTGTTGCTCGTTACCGAGGACGTGAACAAACAGATGTTTCTCACGTCACAGCTGTACGAGGAGGCGAAACACACCCAGTTTTTCGATCGATATTGGCGTGACGTGATCGATCCGGTCGCAAAAGAACGTGGCTTTGAGGTGACCGCACCCACGGATCAACGGTATTTCAACGACGATTACGTCGCGCTGTTCGAGAAGACCGAACAGGCGATGGATCGCCTTCTCACGGAGGATTCCCCGACCAATCGGGCGCGAGCGTACTGTCATTACCACCTCATCATCGAGAGCGTCCTCGCACAAACCGGCTACTACGGCATCCAGTCGAGCTACAGTCCGACAGGGGCGGATCTCCAAGACGGCGATCCCGTTCATCTCGAAGGACTCATCGAAGGCATCACCCGCATTCGCAGCGACGAAGGCCGCCACGTCGGCTTCGGGATGCACGAAGTCCAGCGGCTCATCGCGGATTCGGGCGTCGATCCGGAAATCGTGCGTTCGACCCTCCAAGAACTGCTCGGCCACGTCGCTGGCGCACTCGATTACACCGACAGCGCTGGGGAGCGGCCCGTCGACGCCACACCACTGATCGAATACGCCACCGAGAAAACCACTCGACGCATCGAAATTATCACCGACACTGACGCCGATCTCCCTCCCGTCGAGGAACTCGTCCACATCGAAGGTGGACGAGAGCTATCGACTGGGGACTGA
- a CDS encoding ArsR/SmtB family transcription factor, whose translation MSGLLPTGTNASSEQNGDPRTLWLDSDDTGDLLSSLSSDTARAILTALHEEPQTASEVATRVDTSVQNARHHLAKLKQVGAIRVADTRYSEKGREMSVYAPSEEPLVVFVGREERKHSFLDSLRGLVSIVGLLGIVSLLVQWFVTPTIDRTRTGQLPEQLPRAGDALGSSGGVGLSPLGVPPGVIFFAGGVLVLLFVVVLQRREAIRDLIAR comes from the coding sequence ATGTCAGGGCTGTTGCCGACTGGCACGAACGCTAGTTCGGAGCAGAACGGTGATCCTCGGACGTTGTGGCTGGACAGTGATGATACAGGGGACTTGTTGTCTTCGCTTTCTTCGGACACCGCACGCGCGATCCTCACGGCACTGCACGAGGAGCCACAAACCGCCTCGGAAGTGGCGACTCGCGTCGATACGTCGGTACAGAACGCTCGTCACCATCTCGCGAAGCTAAAACAGGTAGGGGCGATCCGAGTTGCCGATACGCGCTACTCGGAGAAAGGCCGAGAGATGAGCGTCTATGCACCGAGCGAAGAGCCACTCGTGGTGTTCGTCGGGCGGGAAGAGCGAAAACACAGTTTTCTCGACTCGCTTCGGGGACTGGTGTCGATCGTCGGACTGCTTGGAATCGTGAGCCTCCTCGTTCAGTGGTTCGTTACACCGACAATCGATAGGACGAGAACCGGACAGCTTCCAGAACAGCTTCCACGGGCCGGAGACGCGCTGGGAAGCAGTGGCGGGGTGGGACTCTCACCGCTCGGCGTGCCACCCGGTGTGATATTTTTCGCCGGAGGGGTGCTCGTGCTCCTGTTCGTGGTGGTGTTACAACGCAGGGAAGCCATTCGTGACCTGATCGCAAGATGA
- a CDS encoding DNA topoisomerase I translates to MELIITEKDNAAQRIAEILSDGSATTERHNGVNVYSWGGRRCIGLSGHVVGLDFPTEYSDWRDVRPSELVDAEVVKTETRENIVAALRSLARNAETAIIATDYDREGELIGKEAYELVREEISGPIQRVRFSSITDEEVRSAFESPEEIDFDLAAAGEARQIIDLLWGASLTRFLSLSAKQLGNDFISVGRVQSPTLKLIVDREREIEAFDPDEYWELFADLSGDESFEAQYFYREDGTEQERIWDEATATTIDEQLTAATEARVDSVQRRTRTDEPPTPFNTTQYIRAAGSIGFSAQRAMSIAEELYTAGYITYPRTDNTVYPEDLDQRALLDTFADHPSFGEDARTLLELEDLEPTRGDTETTDHPPIHPTGEFPDDLGEDEWRVYELVVRRFFATVAKPATWRHLKVVTIANDCRLKANGKRLVDPGYHDVYPYHSTTENYVPPLEEGDVLDITDVRREEKQTQPPRRRGQSRLIETMESIGIGTKSTRHNTLQKLYDRGYIENDPPQPTALARGVVEAAEDFADLIVSEEMTAQLEQDMTAIAEGEATLEAVTDESREMLQQVFEELQGSHEEIGRHLREALKADKALGPCPVCGETLLVRRSRYGSYFIGCDGYPDCEYTLPLPNKGEPLVIDETCDEHELHHVKMLAGRDTFVHGCPQCAADAADATEDRIIGECPACGKEYGGELAIKQLRTGSRLVGCTRYPDCEYSLPLPRHGEIVVTDTVCEDHDLPHLEVHGEDDDDEEPWELGCPICNYEEYQEQHAVSTLRDIDGIGEKTAEKLESAGITSIEELQDAAAEEVASEVSGVSADRIREWQAQAAA, encoded by the coding sequence GTGGAGCTGATCATTACTGAGAAAGACAACGCTGCCCAGCGCATCGCGGAGATTCTGAGCGACGGCAGCGCAACGACGGAGCGCCACAACGGGGTAAACGTGTATTCCTGGGGCGGTCGCCGTTGTATCGGGCTGTCGGGCCACGTGGTCGGCCTGGACTTTCCCACGGAGTATTCCGATTGGCGAGACGTACGGCCGTCAGAGCTCGTCGATGCGGAGGTAGTGAAAACCGAAACGCGAGAGAACATCGTCGCCGCGCTCCGGTCGCTGGCGCGGAACGCAGAAACCGCTATCATCGCCACTGATTACGATCGGGAAGGGGAACTCATCGGCAAGGAGGCGTACGAACTCGTACGCGAGGAGATCAGTGGACCGATCCAGCGTGTGCGGTTCTCCTCGATCACCGACGAGGAGGTTCGATCGGCGTTCGAATCCCCCGAAGAGATCGATTTCGATCTCGCAGCGGCTGGCGAGGCCAGACAGATCATCGATCTGTTGTGGGGGGCATCGCTCACGCGCTTTCTCTCGCTGTCGGCCAAACAGCTCGGCAACGATTTCATCAGCGTCGGCCGGGTCCAATCACCCACACTCAAACTCATCGTCGACCGCGAGCGGGAGATCGAGGCGTTTGATCCGGACGAATACTGGGAGCTGTTCGCCGATCTCTCGGGCGACGAATCGTTCGAAGCCCAATACTTCTATCGCGAGGATGGCACCGAACAGGAACGGATTTGGGACGAGGCGACGGCGACGACGATCGACGAGCAGCTGACCGCGGCGACCGAGGCGCGCGTCGATTCCGTTCAACGGCGCACCCGCACGGACGAGCCACCCACCCCGTTCAACACCACACAGTACATCCGTGCGGCGGGTTCGATCGGGTTCTCTGCCCAGCGCGCGATGAGCATCGCAGAAGAGCTGTATACGGCAGGCTACATCACCTACCCGCGAACCGACAACACGGTGTATCCCGAGGATCTCGACCAACGGGCGTTGCTCGATACGTTCGCCGACCATCCCAGCTTCGGTGAGGACGCTCGAACGCTGCTCGAACTGGAAGATCTCGAACCCACCCGAGGAGACACCGAAACCACCGATCACCCGCCCATCCATCCCACCGGTGAGTTTCCCGATGATCTCGGTGAAGACGAATGGCGAGTGTACGAGCTGGTGGTCCGGCGGTTCTTTGCGACGGTCGCCAAACCCGCGACATGGCGGCATCTCAAAGTCGTCACCATCGCAAACGACTGTCGGCTCAAAGCCAACGGGAAACGGCTCGTTGATCCCGGCTACCACGACGTCTATCCCTACCACTCGACTACCGAGAACTACGTTCCGCCACTCGAAGAAGGGGACGTCCTCGATATCACTGACGTTCGACGCGAGGAAAAGCAGACCCAACCGCCCAGACGACGAGGCCAGTCGCGGCTCATCGAAACGATGGAAAGTATCGGGATTGGTACAAAAAGTACCAGACATAATACCCTGCAAAAATTATACGATAGAGGATACATCGAAAACGATCCGCCTCAGCCGACGGCGTTGGCGCGGGGCGTCGTGGAAGCCGCCGAAGACTTTGCTGACCTAATCGTGAGTGAGGAGATGACCGCCCAGTTGGAGCAGGATATGACGGCGATCGCGGAGGGCGAGGCGACGTTGGAGGCGGTGACCGACGAGTCACGTGAGATGTTACAACAGGTGTTCGAGGAGCTACAGGGATCCCACGAGGAGATCGGTAGGCATCTCCGCGAGGCGTTAAAAGCCGACAAGGCGTTGGGACCGTGTCCGGTGTGTGGAGAGACGTTGTTGGTACGGCGCTCCCGGTACGGGTCGTATTTCATCGGATGTGACGGTTATCCCGACTGTGAGTACACGCTACCGCTGCCGAACAAGGGTGAGCCGCTGGTGATTGACGAGACGTGTGATGAACACGAGCTACACCATGTGAAAATGTTGGCTGGACGAGACACGTTCGTCCACGGCTGTCCCCAGTGTGCCGCAGACGCGGCCGATGCGACCGAGGACCGGATCATCGGGGAATGCCCGGCGTGTGGGAAAGAGTACGGCGGTGAGCTGGCGATCAAACAGCTCCGCACCGGCTCGCGGCTCGTGGGCTGTACCCGGTATCCCGACTGTGAGTACTCGCTGCCGCTGCCTCGTCACGGTGAGATCGTCGTCACTGACACGGTGTGTGAGGACCACGATCTTCCCCATCTCGAAGTCCACGGCGAGGACGACGACGATGAAGAGCCGTGGGAACTGGGCTGTCCGATCTGCAATTACGAGGAGTACCAGGAGCAGCACGCAGTCTCGACCCTCCGAGACATCGATGGCATCGGCGAGAAAACCGCCGAAAAGCTCGAATCGGCCGGCATCACGTCGATCGAAGAGCTTCAAGACGCAGCTGCCGAGGAGGTGGCGAGCGAGGTGTCTGGCGTGAGCGCCGACCGAATCAGGGAATGGCAAGCACAAGCGGCCGCGTAA
- a CDS encoding GNAT family N-acetyltransferase, whose protein sequence is MILDRLWRLTRNEYGRAVYEALARRGVKGSLLYVYARSLHDGDDSDHTPDGITIDARRKRDLDADISERAFQHLDSTDIVVFARSDGQLLGHVVLSCTRPVYVAAIETTVGEASNTAYLWRLHVDPAHRQRGIGTALVAHARREAARADGPTTITALVAIDNVPSRTLFETNGFDRQTLIVYGKAFGWTHKTRWALSDAGTD, encoded by the coding sequence GTGATACTCGATCGGTTGTGGCGGCTCACCCGCAACGAGTACGGGCGTGCGGTGTACGAGGCGCTTGCAAGGCGTGGCGTGAAAGGATCGTTGCTGTACGTGTACGCGCGGTCGCTCCACGACGGTGACGACAGCGATCACACTCCCGATGGTATCACGATCGACGCCCGCCGGAAGCGGGATCTCGACGCCGACATCTCTGAACGGGCGTTTCAGCACCTCGATTCCACGGATATCGTCGTGTTCGCCCGCAGCGATGGGCAGCTGTTGGGCCACGTCGTCCTCAGCTGTACTCGTCCAGTGTATGTGGCGGCGATCGAAACCACCGTTGGCGAAGCGAGCAACACTGCGTATCTCTGGCGATTGCACGTCGATCCGGCGCATCGACAGCGGGGCATCGGAACCGCTCTCGTTGCCCACGCGCGACGGGAGGCAGCCCGAGCGGATGGTCCGACGACGATCACCGCGCTGGTCGCAATCGACAACGTTCCCTCACGAACACTTTTCGAAACTAACGGTTTCGACCGACAGACGCTCATCGTTTACGGAAAGGCGTTCGGTTGGACACACAAAACGCGGTGGGCGCTGTCCGACGCCGGCACTGACTGA
- the fer gene encoding ferredoxin Fer, protein MPTVEYLNYEVLDDQGWSLDDGDLFEKAADADFDEEDYGTIDVNPGEYILEAAEAQGYDWPFSCRAGACANCAAILKEGEIEMDMQQILSDEEVEDRNVRLTCIGSPGADEVRIVYNAKHLDYLQNRVI, encoded by the coding sequence ATGCCCACTGTCGAATACCTGAACTACGAAGTGCTTGACGACCAGGGATGGTCGCTGGACGATGGCGACCTGTTCGAGAAAGCCGCAGACGCGGACTTCGACGAAGAAGATTACGGCACGATCGACGTAAACCCCGGCGAGTACATCCTTGAAGCTGCCGAAGCCCAGGGATACGACTGGCCGTTCTCGTGTCGGGCTGGGGCCTGTGCGAACTGTGCCGCCATCCTCAAAGAAGGAGAGATCGAGATGGACATGCAACAGATCCTCTCGGACGAGGAAGTCGAGGATCGAAACGTGCGGCTGACCTGCATCGGATCACCGGGTGCTGACGAAGTCAGGATCGTCTACAACGCGAAACACCTCGACTACCTCCAAAACCGCGTCATCTGA
- a CDS encoding Rieske (2Fe-2S) protein, with protein sequence MTAGERIASVSEVPDDTTVLFTVRETATDERKEGILVRSNGTVIGWLNYCQHFTHIRLDKGSGAELRDSEIVCTNHGAMFDADTGQCTYGPCDGAYLHTLDVTSEDGAVYLTDDEYEFVALGPAETDDLDLTSTSNVEF encoded by the coding sequence ATGACTGCCGGTGAGCGCATCGCGTCGGTGAGTGAGGTCCCAGACGACACGACAGTGCTGTTCACCGTTCGGGAGACGGCGACCGACGAGCGAAAGGAGGGCATACTGGTCCGTTCGAACGGCACCGTCATCGGATGGTTGAACTACTGTCAGCATTTCACACACATTCGTTTGGATAAAGGCTCGGGGGCGGAGCTGCGCGACAGCGAGATCGTCTGTACCAACCACGGCGCGATGTTCGACGCCGACACGGGCCAGTGTACGTACGGGCCGTGTGATGGGGCGTACCTCCACACACTCGATGTGACGAGCGAGGACGGTGCGGTGTATCTCACCGACGATGAGTATGAGTTCGTCGCCCTCGGTCCCGCTGAAACCGACGATCTCGATCTCACGTCCACCTCGAACGTGGAATTTTGA
- the prf1 gene encoding peptide chain release factor aRF-1: MNDDDQSDRRKYEFRKVIEELTEYSGSGTQLVSIYVPSDRQISDIVAHVTQEHSEASNIKSKQTRTAVQDALTSIKDRLRYYDNPPENGMVLFSGAIDAGGGQTDMVTKVLEHPPQPIESFIYHCDSAFLTEPLEEMLGDKGLFGLIVLDRREANVGWLKGKRVEPVKSASSLVPGKQRKGGQSAQRFARLRLEAIDNFYQEVAEMADDLFVPKRHEMDGVLVGGPSPTKDEFLDGEYLHHELQDLVLGKFDVSYTDESGLSDLVDAASDVLAETEMMKDKSQMDEFFKELHQGELATYGFESTRQNLMMGAVDRLLLSEDLRQDVVTYVCENDHEQREVIDRRKNTPDHECEQCGDVVTAEAATREDIIEHLIDIAEQRGTETKLISTDFEEGEQLMNAFGGIAGILRYSTGI, encoded by the coding sequence ATGAATGATGACGACCAGTCGGATCGACGGAAATACGAATTCCGGAAGGTGATCGAGGAACTCACGGAATATTCGGGATCAGGCACACAACTCGTGTCCATCTACGTTCCCTCCGATCGTCAGATCAGTGACATCGTCGCTCACGTGACCCAAGAGCACAGCGAAGCATCGAACATCAAATCAAAACAGACGCGAACGGCGGTCCAAGACGCTCTCACCAGCATCAAGGATCGACTTCGGTATTACGACAACCCACCGGAAAACGGGATGGTGCTGTTCTCGGGTGCGATCGACGCCGGTGGTGGCCAAACCGACATGGTAACCAAGGTGCTCGAACATCCCCCTCAGCCGATCGAGTCGTTCATCTATCACTGTGATTCTGCCTTTCTCACCGAGCCGCTCGAAGAGATGCTGGGTGACAAAGGACTGTTCGGGCTGATCGTTCTCGATCGGCGCGAGGCGAACGTCGGCTGGCTCAAAGGAAAGCGAGTCGAACCCGTCAAAAGCGCCTCCTCGCTCGTGCCCGGCAAGCAGAGAAAAGGGGGACAGTCGGCCCAACGGTTCGCACGGCTCCGGCTCGAAGCCATCGACAACTTCTATCAAGAGGTCGCGGAGATGGCAGACGACCTGTTCGTTCCCAAACGCCACGAAATGGACGGCGTACTCGTCGGCGGTCCGTCACCGACCAAAGACGAGTTCTTGGACGGCGAGTATCTCCACCACGAGCTACAGGATCTCGTGCTCGGGAAGTTCGACGTCTCCTACACCGACGAGTCCGGCCTGTCGGACCTCGTCGATGCCGCCAGTGACGTGCTCGCCGAAACGGAGATGATGAAGGACAAGTCCCAGATGGACGAGTTCTTCAAGGAACTCCACCAAGGGGAGCTTGCGACCTACGGCTTCGAGTCGACCCGACAGAACCTCATGATGGGAGCCGTCGATCGGTTGTTGCTGAGCGAGGATCTCCGTCAGGACGTGGTCACCTACGTCTGTGAGAACGACCACGAACAACGGGAAGTAATCGACCGCCGGAAGAACACGCCGGATCACGAATGTGAACAGTGTGGGGATGTCGTTACCGCTGAAGCTGCTACCCGAGAAGACATCATCGAGCACCTGATCGACATCGCAGAACAGCGTGGAACCGAAACGAAACTCATCTCCACGGACTTCGAGGAAGGCGAACAACTGATGAACGCGTTCGGTGGCATCGCTGGTATCCTGCGGTATTCTACCGGTATCTAG